A genomic window from Arthrobacter sp. FW305-BF8 includes:
- a CDS encoding 2Fe-2S iron-sulfur cluster-binding protein produces MSNTSMSNNALTVVDREGATHDLEWEPDQSMMEALRDNDLPVLASCGGTASCATCHVFLEQDVFGTLGERSEDELELLVEADGYRECGSRLSCQVGFSRDLNGVTVTLAPEE; encoded by the coding sequence ATGAGCAACACCAGCATGAGCAACAACGCACTGACCGTCGTCGACCGCGAAGGCGCCACCCATGACCTTGAATGGGAGCCGGACCAGAGCATGATGGAGGCCCTCCGGGACAACGACCTGCCCGTGCTGGCATCGTGCGGCGGCACCGCCTCCTGTGCCACCTGCCACGTGTTCCTGGAGCAGGACGTCTTCGGCACCCTGGGGGAACGCAGCGAGGACGAACTCGAGCTGCTCGTGGAGGCCGACGGTTACCGGGAATGCGGCTCGCGGCTCTCCTGCCAGGTGGGCTTCAGCCGGGACCTCAACGGGGTCACCGTGACGCTGGCACCCGAAGAGTAG
- a CDS encoding NAD(P)/FAD-dependent oxidoreductase: MRSGTGTIAPALTQDPVVIVGSGHSGVAVAAGLRTRGWEGSILLIDAENELPYERPPLSKELLKDGAPDDSAVLRKEKFYADKGIDRLSGVTAESIDRDGRTVLLSDGTRQAYHRLVIATGSRARPLTVPGAGLAGVRSLRTRDDALELKRLLVPGARVAIIGAGYIGLEVAAAAAAKGCEVTVLEFQNRVMSRVTSVPVSRHFEQLHERHGVRFVFGAAVTSIDGGQRAERVTVADSTVFPADVVLAGIGVLPNQELAEDAGIDCRDGILVDGDGRTSDPAVYASGDVTRFTSPIDGASQRLECIQNALARADRVAAHITGQAPAELEIPWFWTVQHGVRLQTAGVRHPEDQVIVRGEASGGKFSVVYLRDGRLAAVDTIANLADFRTAKRLIAQGARIDPVLAADPVIPLAGAISGTPNHSDADLAAARS; encoded by the coding sequence ATGCGTAGCGGGACAGGCACCATAGCACCGGCATTGACCCAGGACCCGGTGGTCATCGTCGGTTCGGGACACTCCGGCGTCGCTGTCGCCGCAGGGCTCCGCACCCGCGGCTGGGAAGGCAGCATCCTGCTCATCGACGCGGAGAACGAACTGCCCTACGAGCGGCCGCCGCTCTCCAAGGAACTCCTGAAGGACGGCGCCCCGGATGACTCAGCCGTGCTCCGCAAGGAGAAGTTCTACGCGGACAAGGGCATCGACCGGCTCTCCGGGGTCACCGCGGAGTCCATCGACAGGGACGGCCGGACAGTGCTGCTGTCCGACGGGACGCGGCAGGCCTACCACCGGCTGGTCATCGCCACAGGTTCGCGGGCGCGGCCCCTCACCGTGCCAGGTGCCGGTCTTGCGGGAGTCAGGTCCCTACGCACCCGGGACGACGCCCTCGAACTCAAGCGGCTGCTGGTTCCGGGAGCCCGCGTGGCCATCATCGGTGCCGGGTACATCGGCCTGGAAGTGGCCGCGGCTGCGGCCGCGAAGGGCTGCGAGGTCACAGTGCTCGAATTCCAGAACCGGGTGATGAGCCGGGTAACCTCAGTCCCCGTCTCGCGCCACTTCGAACAGCTCCACGAGCGGCACGGGGTCCGGTTCGTCTTCGGCGCCGCGGTAACGTCGATCGACGGCGGACAACGGGCCGAACGCGTGACCGTCGCCGACAGCACAGTCTTTCCTGCCGACGTCGTACTCGCCGGCATCGGCGTCCTGCCCAATCAGGAGCTTGCCGAGGACGCCGGCATCGACTGCCGGGACGGCATCCTCGTGGACGGGGACGGCCGGACTTCCGATCCCGCGGTCTACGCCAGCGGGGACGTCACGCGCTTCACCAGTCCCATCGACGGCGCCAGCCAGCGGCTCGAATGCATCCAGAACGCGCTGGCACGGGCGGACCGGGTGGCCGCGCACATCACCGGCCAGGCACCCGCTGAACTGGAAATCCCTTGGTTCTGGACCGTCCAGCACGGTGTCCGGCTGCAGACCGCAGGCGTCCGCCATCCCGAGGACCAGGTAATAGTCCGCGGCGAAGCCTCCGGCGGCAAATTCTCCGTGGTCTACCTCCGCGACGGCCGGCTCGCCGCCGTCGACACCATCGCCAACCTGGCCGACTTCCGCACGGCCAAGCGGCTGATCGCCCAAGGAGCCCGCATCGACCCGGTGCTGGCCGCGGACCCCGTCATCCCCCTCGCCGGAGCCATTTCCGGCACACCCAACCACTCCGATGCTGACCTTGCAGCAGCACGATCCTAA